A stretch of DNA from Plodia interpunctella isolate USDA-ARS_2022_Savannah chromosome 11, ilPloInte3.2, whole genome shotgun sequence:
CAGACATAGCTTTGACAAAGCATATCTCTTGGAAACAAACAATGATGCTGATCTTGTAAGAATGTGTTGAGCAAATtccaataaatatgtatttctcGCTTATCCCTGCGCGTAAACGATACTTTTGATATTGGAGGTTTGGTAATTTTAGAACTGGCCACCCGACGACGACTACGATAAAAAACCTTGACAgtgacaacaatagcattcccaaagggGGGTTTCTGTGAGAATGTTGATGTTGCCACTGATCCCCTCACCCTTGATCCCCTAGTAAGATATGGAGTGGTGCTCCCGTCATTATAGATCAGAAACCAAACGACGGTACAGTTTGACATATTACTTATGCATAACAACGGGCTTACCAGCAGCTTCACCTGtattaaattctaaatttagcATTTGTACAATTACgaagaattcaaattcaaataatttattcacaaattagaccttcaaagGCAGACCTTttcacgtaaatttttatatcaaatggcaatttctcacaagctaaaATCtcctggcatttcggaacgacaaggaagaaaaaatattgacaacaaACTATCTGCCCACAGGAGCTTTATattcaaaatcggcccagcagTTTAGCAGTGAAAGAGGGACAGACAcgacagactttcacatttacaatattagtatgtagaGGTATAGTATAAATGTTTCACCTGATGAGTGTACTGGCACAGGTTTCACACAAGCCAATGGCAGTCCGAGCTGCCTACATAGATGTTGAACTACACCAAGGGGGCTCGCAACACAGCTGTATATGCAAGGCAACCGATTTAGTAATGCCAATGctgaaataacaataaaaaatttaatatataaagaggttattttaaaatagaccCACTAAAATCAAAGGTtttttagttagttagttTTTCCTTACAGTACATCATCATTCATGTGGCTACATATGAATGATGCATAAAACTCACCACCATCTTCTAAGTAATGAGGGTATCTGTGATGCAGTAACATCCGTGTGACTCGCACAAGTCCCTCCAGCTGCTCTTGATGGTAATATGCATTGTAATTTACTAATctaaaataaaggaaatatatattaaaatctttcaaatagataaaaatttatgaccaataaattatctttctaGTAAATTGCAGAATCAAGACACAAttgataaacaattgtttgatttcacatttatatggTTCTAAGGTAAAGAGGTTCTAAGTAAATCATCTATACCATTATTATGAAGAGGTAAGCGtgtgtgactttgtgagtttgaggagggtaatctccgaaaactaccgaacctatttcaaaaattatttcaccattagaaacaTACactatccaagattgctataggctatattttatctcaaaattccttaAAAGCCTATCTATTAGGCACCTAGTAAGTAATGATCTTTCACCATTTTACAACACTACATTTTACTACAATACAAGCTAGTAATCTTATCCAGACTCAATTAGAATTCAAGGCAACTGATAACAAACAACCATAAAAGATTGGACACAGCATTTATGAGTTTCATAACACAATATGCTATAAAATACCTGAACATGTGGGCCATCCAGCGCGTAGTTTCGGTAGCAATATGCGCGCCCAAACGGGCGGCATGGGATCTCTCGAGGCGTCCAAACAAAGCCGAAATACTATGTGATAGTATGGCCGCACGGGTCGTTGCGTCCGTCGGCAGCAACGGCGGCTCCATACTTTCACAATTAGGATCAGTCTTCACTACCAATTCCTCCAAAACCTTCAAAATTTCGTCCATTGCTGTCTCTTCCGGCTCGAAGAAACCGGCACTGATTTTGCGATGCTCTCGCTTCTTCTCATCTTCCGGCGTCTCTTGGGCATTGACCCCAGCTTCCAGCCGTCCAACTACTTCGGAAACTTGAAATTCCAGGCCGCCAAATGGGCGCCGGTCCTGTTGATAAGGGAAGAGTCAGTTCGGACCAAAAAACGCAAGAATATGgtaaaaagaataaatctTACCGCTGTTGGAAGATCATTGTGTTGTGGGCTAGGTTTGGGGGATTCCGTTTCAGAAGCTGATGCATCTCCCATACTGCGTGGCGAATTTTTCGCAAATTTATATCACCAACATGAAAATCTGTAAACGTCACTTCTGATGTGATGTTTTGACGTAAAAGTACAGCAGTCAGCACAAACAAATCAGCAGCCGAGCTATGTTTAGCGAGACCGCACACCGAACGCGGAATCCTAATCAGGAATCCGAATTCGAAACCCTTAGTGCTCTtctttgacataaaaatattgacattggGGCATACCTACGtacttgttttctttttttccgAACGAAAATAATCCTACGTTAGGAACAATAACACATTTTAGAAAATCGCTGTTGAAACTTAAATCTCTCCAAATCTAGCGACAAAAAAAGAACTATAACTATTTAATCTGAAAATGTCATCAGGAATTGTGATTCAGAAACCGAACGTATGCGACCGTGCTTACATGCGTTTAGTTATCATTTTTTAGAACATTAAAGggagggagtattactgcacattattccgccagagtacagcactgtatgttaagtacacaaaagctttgccgccttttgctatgtcgattacaacgtttattttagtgtactttattaataatttcattatgtaagcattcgtttgtggaaatatacaacaatagcatattcaggtgccgaaatattgggaaaaattgtttttcataagataaaaaacttcgaaaactatgggatacatctcacgctgtaaaattttcaagccagtaaacggtcgaaaaaagctcggaacacttcataCTTGAAGACTTACTAAAATATgaacttcatacaggtaagatcttcagtcaaatcaagtttatattatgaccacaattgaccaaataatgcagaacataacctaaaatagtgttattattttccactaaatccttcctttttcctttaaattcACACCACGATcacgtagaaggtatttttggtcataaatctgcaacaatattgaaaataagcgctttttgcctccattggcaatggcgtgtaccttagttgtacccgtagcgccatctgcgctgagttTTACGTAATATGcctgtggcgacatctaccacgccacatgcacaacggcgcagatgtaaaaagccgaccaaacgcattgatgaacaagccacacaagtgatccaggacaTTACGGACAGATAGCacgacggtcgactcactatggacagctaacaagcctagactgcgcagacagtgcgttttcgattggaagcataaatgcAACCTCCGACACGACACGatcggagccgtgcggttccccagacGCAACACCTAACCTGGCGGGAAGAttttccctttgtggcggttgAGCATAACCATCTGGCTCCCGCTACATGCCCTATTGACATGTCTATCACAGAATGAACATGGTAATTTTCATATATCTGTGACCtctaaaaataggaaaaacCTAATAAGCtggataaagaatttaaagaTGCCGAAGCCGACGTACAATGGCGTACCGGAGGAAATTCCGTGGAGTCGGACCTTAACACATCAGAGGTATATACCACCATTTTGGCCTGAAGAGCTGGAAATTTATGGTTTGCGCAGGTGGAAGGCTAATTCGCAATTTCGGGAATAACAAACGATGCAACGAAATTCAATGACGTAATTAGCCAGTTGGACAACAAATATTCAAGGGAAGTCAAGGATATTATAATTAGCCCTCCTAAAACGGAGAAatacgaaaaattaaaatcggaACTTGTAAAAAGACTGACAGCATCGAACAAGAATAAGTTGAAACATTTGTTGGCGCATTAACAGCTAGGCGACAGAAAGCCGTCACAGTTCTTGTGCCATTTGAGAGCCTCGCTGGATTGAACGTTCCAGATGTTTTTGCGGACAATTTGGATGAGTCGCTTGCCACATGGAATTCAGATTGCGCTCGCTGAACAACCAACTTCCACAAATTTGAATGACTTGGCAGATTTAGCTGACCGCATAAATGATCTAACTTCTACATTTCCAAATGTTGCATACTCTGTACTATTAACCATTGAGAAGATTTTCTCGCTGGGAGCCAACCTTGATATTCACCATTAGGTCTTGTATGCATAGTCATCGGAACCACAGGTCTTTTCAACTTGCAAAATATTGACCTTAAAGCAGGCAAATAAAATCTACCACCCAGCaaaaattacctttttttCTACCTATCCCATACCTATCCGATCCGACGACgtagtagaaaatattaaaatataaaatgtcattaCTCATTCGTAATGTATTTACAACTAGCAACACTGGAGACAGCTAAGTGACATTTTGAATTTCGGCTGAAGTTGCAGTCAAATTCAAtcgatttttatgtaaattggcgataaaatagtaataatgtcgctagttaaattattttcagtgtcCGCACGAGGTAATAGAGTGACCTTTAAGTTATGTTGTAGCCCTCAAGCGTTAATATTGTTAGGATGTCCTGTTACGCAACTGTTGTTTATAACCTCTATTGCGTATTTACCAGCTGATTTGTTCCTTGTTTTAAGTGTAATTTAGATTGTTGCGTAGATTTACACTTTAACTAACTTGTTTATTCAATCTCTACAACCTTAAGTTTGTTATtcattcaaaacatttttacataattattatcttcatatcaacatattatatttacgctAATATCTACTATTATGTTTGACATTACAGTCCGTACGACTTGTGCTGGCAATATAGTAGTGCGGCATTGCTCAGGGGGCAACGTGGAGAAAGTATACCCACCAGTTTCGCCAGGCTACAAATATGTGAACGCTGAGGACCCTGAGATGACATTCAAAGCCATGTCAGACAGAGCTGCTCAAACCATATTTTGGACCGAGCTCGCCAGGGGATTCGCTGTCACGTTAGCCCACATTTTCAAGGTACATACTGTGCTagatattattcaattatttttccactACCTCATATTATGTCAATTGTTTGAACTAACAAAAAGCAGTAAactatagtaatatttattaatggatttaataatgaggtgaaaaaaaatctggtcTACATTCTGAAATTGAAATGTATAGGTTTTTAGAAAAATggcatttttgacacaaactgttattgttgtcagagagtaATATATTGCTTCAatgtgtaacaaaaaaatcatgctCTATACTTATAGTTGAAAAGTTCCCACGTCTGGGGCCATTCCTGGTTGCACTGTCAGggcatgcttatcataataatggaTTGTCCTCACCATCCTCCAAATTaaatgtgtgtacaaaatttcatctcaATTTAAGATATCTACTTCAAACTTGAGTTTCAAGATTCCACCCATATAGACAGGGAAATATGTACATAGTTAtattacaagttaaataaaaaaagcttgtaaaaatgttctggttaaAAAAATGCTCATTCATTTCACTCTACGaccagtatatatttttaaatggaacTCCTTGACACAATTGAATGAAACTAATACACAATTGAATGAAACTAATTTCAGGAACCAGCCACCATCAATTACCCATTCGAGAAGGGCCCACTCTCGCCCCGCTTCAGAGGAGAACATGCTCTGCGCCGATATCCCTCCGGTGAGGAGAGGTGCATTGCATGTAAACTGTGTGAAGCTATCTGCCCAGCTCAGGTATGTTGGTGATGAAATGATGATGCTGTATAGTAGTTCTCACTGACCagcacttgcttctggtgaaggaaaattgattaaaactaaagtGAGAAAAAATGAAGTGAAGCTGTAAGCCCAACCCTGATAGAGATTACGAAGCACAGTGGTCGCCCTATGCCCCGCGTGGGACACAAACACAATGTGAGAAAAAGACATTGTATGTGGATTGTATATGGGAATGGTCAGCAGTCATATTGATTTCAGTGTTATAGAAGAAGGCCTACCTACTTCTTCTATAACACTGAAACTATAGTCGACTTTTCCGTCGATAATTGCCAGTGATtatgcggttgactgtatagtaaaagataataatatgaagtacttacaaatattctaaaatgGAAATCTGAGAGCTATCCTACATAGCTCTCCGTTTTCTGCCTTGCAGGGTGTACAAAAGTGACAGCTACATTTTCTGCTGTCCATGGGCTTCACAGTATTACAGCCCTGAATGAGACcaggaattattttaatgaattccTTTTACAGGCTATCACAATCGAGGCAGAGGAGCGTAAGGACGGCTCAAGAAGGACGACTCGATACGACATTGATATGACCAAATGCATATATTGTGGATTCTGTCAGGTAATATTTgagtcaattttatttattaccatcATAAGTCTCTTCCAAACAAACAGCAACAAAAGCAGActttcaaagcgcaggtgaagaagcgcCGCTACATACTTTACtgcagccttttcttcaaataCTTTTCACCAAATAAGGTCGTCCACTTTATTTACAAGACTGTAAGTATATTGCAACTAAGTGGACtaatgtacatttatttaataatagcgGCCGTCCCAGCTTTGCTCggctaaaaccataataaataaatatattgggacaaatcacacagattgagctagccccaaagtaagttcgagacttatgggataataactcaacgatactatataagtcccgggccaatcagaaaaagatcattttccatcgtaacccgaccggggatcgaacccgggacctctcggttcagtggcaagaactttaacattgcgccaccgaggtcgtcaactatATCACACTagtgaaaactgtacaaaaatctcTGTCTGTTTTCGACTTATCGCGTTCATCCAGGCAGACGCGACAGAGttctttgtatttataatattctaaggaataataaactatagCTTCATTTCTAACTTGCAGGAAGCGTGCCCGGTCGACGCAATAGTGGAAGGGCCCAACTTCGAATTCTCGACAGAAACTCACGAGGAACTcctttataataaagaaaaactgcTATCTAACGGAGACAAGTGGGAGAGCGAAATAGCATCCAACATAAGAGCAGATCATCTCTACcgttaaaatgataatttattattaccttagtgtaaatacttttaaggCCTATTTTGCAACATTTCAgattctttttgtttttagtattttttttgtcgaaaattatatacagTGGTAGTGGTTTTTGTGAACAAAATAGGTCTTAAAACTAGCaatattcaattgtttttgtgataaataaaacatattctcagtttaagaaattttattgattttaataaaatagtttactCGGCATCATTGAGGTAGTCAGtagatttaaaactaaatcataGTCAATTTGCGTCCTATTATTGCTCAATTGGCCAAATCATTCACCCATAGAGCACAAATGATGGAACTAAAATGATACACATAATCACATCCTTGAAGTTAATATTAAGTCTGTGATCACATCGATTATGGTCGAATTTATTGGATGGTAGTAACAATAGAATTATCAAACACAAACTTGATTTATAAGAAAACCTTttttatacatacctatttaacatttatcttaattatattaataaaattattttaacagttTACAATTAGTATATACTTGgcttaattctttttttattatcatttcttAAAACaggtaaattaaaatctaagaTCAAAACAACACAGAGTTTTGAAGCAATAAGTGACATCTCATTGGTAATTATCTTctttttaaacaacaaaaattgtAGGTAATCATCGTTCTATCCTATTAAGGCAAGATTGTATTAAGAAAACATCAcctaacaataaaattcaGTCAGTTTGTGTGGTTCCCacctaaaattttataagaataCCTTTGAAGATCTTCTTTCACGACGTCGAGACTTCTATCAGCGTCTATTGTGAGCACTTCACAACCTACATCTGGGGAGTTGAGCCAGTTCTCATATGCATCATGCACCTGTAAAATACACAATTGttaaagtacctatgtgtTCTGTTCTATGTTGCTTGGGATAATACatgaatttaaaactaaagcTGTAAACTAAAGTAGTGGTGGTCCAATGGGTGCTCACCTGTGATTTGAAatgttccaggttcgaatcctgcaTGAGTTTGTATTAATGTATTGTAGCTAGTATTCATGGATTCCTACTTgattccagtgaaggaaaatcTGCACTTTGAGTATTATGTTGGGGTAACCACCCCAACATAATACTCAATATAGTTATAGAGATGCAAATGTGATGTAATGCATAGTGAATGCATGCAACACATAGCAATATTAGtggcatttaaaaaaaatctattttttgtcaaGGCTTGTTCAGTTGCTTGGTGCGACTATGCCAGCCTCATGGgtaaattccattttatttggtattatgTCTGCCTATGCGTCGTCATCCCTCTCcagaatgtataaatacatctGGTCTCCCGAGACAACGGTTTGTTCAAGGTAATGTTGATCTCACCATTGCCCAAAgagagatagatagataaactctttattgcaccattcacaaaggagttataagttacaagatatttaaacataatgactgcaaaggcggacttatcgctaatgcaacttcttccagccaacctttggatggaaagagaAACAAGTAAACTACATTCCAACAAAACATGAAGCAAATCTTCCATTTTATTGCACACATTACATGCATCCGAATGTGTCTGTGAACTTGGCATACCAAGTTATAGAATATCAAAGTTTAATTGGAGTTCTAATTGCATCCACATGAGTTCTATAGTTCCTGACACATTTCAAGAATAGTTCTGgcgtttatcaataaaaaaaaatttttgaaaaaatgataTGCTAAGTTCCGGTAGCAtatcattttctaaaaaactaatattaaataatcaaaatcgatAAACACgggatatataaatagttcctcatatatattataaatagttctgcattattaaagtaaaaaaaaaatatcaaagtttatatatatatcgacgACAtgctactataaaaaaaatataatattttgctcAATGCTTACTATATTGATagtaatcatataaaaaaaagtttcaaaaatgaaattaaatgaataaataaatatatcaccaaaaaagaaaaacgcCATGTAACAAAATAGCAGCATAGTAAATAAGAAGGTTATTTggagaaatgccgaaataacacaaatatatcaaaatgttttggATCGACGATAAACGTCATTTCAAGAgtagtaaaatattgaaaaacacAATCAGCATTTTTCTCCGAGCTCTATTCCCAGAAAAAATAGTAGTTAgtatatcacacttgaatattagaaaattagaaattttactagatgatattcgaaaaatcttaaaaaaatgttctggttacccaagaacctagaactccgcggattataaaacaacactaatatatcaataaataagaataagaatttcaaccagaactctttaaaaaatatcagcatatcacacttgaatattggaaagttagaaattaaactagatgatattcga
This window harbors:
- the LOC128673715 gene encoding NADH-ubiquinone oxidoreductase subunit 8-like, giving the protein MSLVKLFSVSARVRTTCAGNIVVRHCSGGNVEKVYPPVSPGYKYVNAEDPEMTFKAMSDRAAQTIFWTELARGFAVTLAHIFKEPATINYPFEKGPLSPRFRGEHALRRYPSGEERCIACKLCEAICPAQAITIEAEERKDGSRRTTRYDIDMTKCIYCGFCQEACPVDAIVEGPNFEFSTETHEELLYNKEKLLSNGDKWESEIASNIRADHLYR